Proteins encoded in a region of the Carassius carassius chromosome 49, fCarCar2.1, whole genome shotgun sequence genome:
- the LOC132132402 gene encoding nucleoplasmin-like produces MSKTEKPLSTLWGCELNESNKEESFKTDDTNHQHQLALRMMCLGHNAKDEFNIIELVTGEGNSSVKAVPIATLHAKSMPTVNLSGLDLHPPVTFRLKRGSGPVYVGAEHVALEYSDEELDEMDEEVEEEEDIEEPPVKKVTKNSADKGKGRGRKAQAAKV; encoded by the exons ATGAGCAAAACTGAGAAACCTTTATCCACTCTTTGGG GTTGTGAACTTAATGAATCTAATAAAGAAGAGTCCTTCAAGACGGATGACACGAATCATCAACACCAGCTGGCACTTAGAATG ATGTGTCTGGGTCACAATGCTAAAGATGAGTTTAATATCATCGAGTTGGTCACCGGTGAGGGGAACAGTAGCGTGAAAGCGGTTCCAATAGCAACACTGCATGCTAAATCTATGCCTACG GTCAACCTGTCTGGACTGGATCTTCATCCACCGGTGACTTTCCGCCTGAAGCGCGGCTCTGGGCCAGTGTACGTTGGAGCAGAACATGTGGCCC TGGAGTACTCTGATGAAGAACTGGATGAGATGGATGAGGAGGTAGAAGAGGAGGAAGATATTGAAGAACCACCTGTTAAGAAAGTCACAAAAAATAGTGCTGACAAA GGTAAAGGAAGGGGACGGAAGGCGCAAGCTGCAAAGGTGTGA